A genomic stretch from Aedes albopictus strain Foshan chromosome 2, AalbF5, whole genome shotgun sequence includes:
- the LOC109404371 gene encoding uncharacterized protein LOC109404371, with the protein MLLKALFLAYLSILGPPPVVKAVKDALYAYAPEYAHPSYSFSYGVKDLHSGDVKSQWETRDDGIVKGHYSVVEPDGSIREVDYTADSKTGFNAVVKTHGPNAHPIVDEHEHYRYDDHHSQSKINHYSKNQDHIILSSDVPQHEQDIAELSEKKRPTPALLELKPHVNFAHEHKGYRPSYGGGKEEFFSKEFDFTKDSFKPTIRIEEVKAPDLSKLKPVSPSVDFSNLGEKELGPYYKKDVIYQPFAQYNNQVSHPVTLQKAKLGGVRQSGPKKNLLKPYTTPGLKHFTTPKVYQFKARGGPPRPDYSSYFQPPTPVRQARTGPVLFPSSPDAQMVASQQMIQSMMNQQQQRRIPVYARNYA; encoded by the exons GCACATCCATCGTACTCCTTCAGCTACGGTGTGAAAGATCTGCACAGCGGTGATGTTAAATCCCAGTGGGAAACTCGCGACGATGGTATCGTCAAAGGCCACTACAGCGTGGTGGAACCGGATGGATCAATTCGTGAAGTGGACTACACTGCCGACTCTAAAACTGGATTCAACGCG GTGGTAAAAACGCATGGTCCCAATGCGCATCCCATAGTCGACGAGCACGAGCACTATCGGTACGACGACCATCACTCGCAATCAAAGATCAATCACTACAGCAAAAATCAGGACCACATTATCCTTAGCTCGGATGTGCCCCAACACGAGCAAGACATTGCAGAGCTCAGCGAAAAGAAGCGGCCAACGCCAGCGTTACTTGAACTAAAACCTCACGTTAACTTTGCCCATGAACATAAAGGGTATCGACCTTCGTATGGTGGAGGAAAGGAGGAATTCTTCTCCAAGGAATTCGACTTCACTAAAGACAGCTTCAAGCCAACTATCCGTATCGAAGAAGTCAAGGCTCCTGATCTATCCAAGCTGAAACCAGTTTCCCCTTCAGTTGATTTCTCAAATCTGGGCGAAAAGGAGCTTGGCCCATACTACAAGAAAGACGTTATCTATCAACCGTTTGCCCAGTACAACAATCAAGTATCGCATCCAGTAACATTACAAAAGGCCAAACTAGGTGGCGTTCGCCAATCAGGTCCTAAGAAGAATCTGCTGAAGCCATACACCACACCCGGTCTCAAACATTTTACGACCCCGAAAGTATACCAGTTCAAGGCACGTGGTGGCCCTCCACGACCGGACTATTCCAGCTATTTCCAACCTCCGACGCCTGTCCGGCAGGCACGAACCGGCCCGGTGTTGTTCCCCAGCTCACCGGATGCACAAATGGTTGCATCGCAGCAGATGATTCAGTCGATGATGAACCAACAGCAGCAAAGGCggattcccgtttacgccaggaATTACGCCTGA